Below is a genomic region from Sphingopyxis terrae subsp. terrae NBRC 15098.
ATCAGGATGTGGACGCCGCCCCATTCCTCTTTCGCCTTGGCCACCATTTCGACCATATGCTCATATTCGGTGACGCTGCCGCCGTTCGACATGGCGGTGCCGCCCGCGGCGCGGATTTCCTCGACGACCTGCAGTGCGGCGTCCGAATGGCCGGTGCCGTCGCGGGCGCCGCCGAGGTCGTTGACGACGACCTTCGCGCCGCGCCGGGCGAGTTCGAGCGCATAGGCGCGGCCCAGGCCGCCGCCGGCGCCGGTGACAATGGCAACGCGGCCGTCAAATTTGATCGTCATGCTGATCTCCCATGAGGGGCATCCTGCGAAAGGTTGCCCAAGAAAACTGGCACGTCCTTAACCGCTCGCGGCGGGCAGACAAGGGGGGAGGGGCAATTTTGGCGGGTGCAACAAAATGCCGACTGTCATCGAAATGTAACCGAAATGACGTGCGACTGTCATTTGACCGTCATAACAGCGCCACCGGATCGTCACCTTTTCGCAATGGAGCCTTCTGCATGCGTCCGACCCTGACCGCCGCCCTGTTGGCGACGACGATGTTCTGCATCCCCACAACCGCGCATGCGCAGGCGATGAGTGCGGAGGAAGCCGCCGCGCTGCGCGCCGAACTGGCTGCCCTCAAGGCCAAGGTCGAGACGCTCGAAGACCGCCTCGATGCCGCGACCGCGCCGGGCGCCGTTCCATCGGGCACGGTGACCGCAGCGACGCCAGCACTCGCCCCGGTAACGGCCGCGGCAGCCCCCGCGAAACCCGGCCCGGACATCGCGTGGAAGGGCGCGCCCGAGATCAAGACCGCCGATGGCTGGAGCTTCAAGCCGCGCGGCCGCATCCAGCTCGATCTCGCCAGCATCGACGCGCCGCCGGGGGTTACCGACACGCATGGCGGCCTCGCGACCGAATTCCGCCGCGTGTATCTGGGCGTCGACGGCAAGATTCCGGGCGGAATCAGCTACCGCGTCGAGGCGGATGTCGCGAACAGCTCGGTCGAACTGACCGACGTCTATCTGACCTATGGCACCGGCCCGCTCTCGATCACCGCCGGGCAGATCAAACCTTTCTGGTCGCTCGAGGAAATGACGAGCGATCTCTTCACCAGCTTCGCTGAACGCGCCGCCTTTACCCAAGCCTTCGGTTTCGAGCGGCGCGTCGGCCTGTCGGGCCAGTACAAGGGCAAAGCGCTGCTCGTGCAGGGCGGGGTGTTCGGCGACAATGCCAACGACCTGCTGAGCGATTCGGACAATAGTATGAGCGTCGACGGCCGGTTGGTGTGGATGCCCCGCTTCGGCGATACCCAGCTTCACCTCGGGGCGTCGGCGCACTGGCGCAAGGCGAATGACGGGCCGAGCGCGGTGCGTTACGCCGCGCGGCCCTTTGTCCACACGACGAACAGCCGGCTTGTCGACACCGGCACATTCACCGCGACGAGCGAGCGCGGACTGGGGCTTGAGGGCGCATTGATCGCCGGCCCCTTCCACGTCGCCAGCGAAGGCTTCTGGCAGACCGCGCGCCGCCCTGGCCTTGCCGACCCGACCTTCTTTGGCGGCTATGCCGAAGTCGGCTATGTGCTGACGCGCGGCGATCGCCGCGGTTACAAAGACGGCAGCTTCGACCGGCTCGTGCCGTCGCGCCCGATCACCGCGGGCGGCCCCGGCGCGATCGAGATCAACGCCCGGTACGACCATCTCGACCTCAGCGATGCGGGGATCACCGGAGGGCGCCAGCGCACGCTGGGCGTCGCGGTTGTGTGGGCA
It encodes:
- a CDS encoding OprO/OprP family phosphate-selective porin, which encodes MRPTLTAALLATTMFCIPTTAHAQAMSAEEAAALRAELAALKAKVETLEDRLDAATAPGAVPSGTVTAATPALAPVTAAAAPAKPGPDIAWKGAPEIKTADGWSFKPRGRIQLDLASIDAPPGVTDTHGGLATEFRRVYLGVDGKIPGGISYRVEADVANSSVELTDVYLTYGTGPLSITAGQIKPFWSLEEMTSDLFTSFAERAAFTQAFGFERRVGLSGQYKGKALLVQGGVFGDNANDLLSDSDNSMSVDGRLVWMPRFGDTQLHLGASAHWRKANDGPSAVRYAARPFVHTTNSRLVDTGTFTATSERGLGLEGALIAGPFHVASEGFWQTARRPGLADPTFFGGYAEVGYVLTRGDRRGYKDGSFDRLVPSRPITAGGPGAIEINARYDHLDLSDAGITGGRQRTLGVAVVWAPIPYLRLTANYGHLMYDDAAIGSTSGDRNYSADAFGLRTQIDF